From Camelina sativa cultivar DH55 chromosome 20, Cs, whole genome shotgun sequence, the proteins below share one genomic window:
- the LOC104772823 gene encoding glutathione S-transferase T3-like, whose translation MDPSNPYHFWDQNFVDLMNSQENSNRSANTIPPYSTQSSQTIQFSNPFSSQPLNISHPFSSQPLNQTPTSESEDCLDVTADESDEEGGRGIRKRWSAEEDVHLISAWLNTSKDPVVSNEQRKNSFWNRVADYYKAHIGGTSSNKRGTTQCKARWSKINHKVNKFVGCYAQASTRRRSGESEDDVLRMAYEFYKNDMRKPFLLGHFWRELKNDQKWITERHEECGNKRTKLASEGEFAATSSNGGD comes from the coding sequence ATGGATCCTAGCAACCCTTACCATTTTTgggatcaaaattttgttgatctTATGAATTCTCAAGAAAACTCCAACCGTTCCGCTAATACTATTCCTCCATATTCCACCCAATCCTCTCAGACTATTCAGTTTAGTAAcccattctcttctcagccATTAAACATTAGCCATCCATTCTCTTCACAGCCTCTTAACCAGACTCCCACATCTGAATCTGAAGACTGTTTGGACGTTACGGCAGATGAAAGTGATGAAGAAGGAGGCAGAGGTATTAGGAAGCGATGGAGTGCAGAAGAGGATGTCCATCTAATAAGTGCCTGGTTAAACACAAGCAAAGATCCAGTGGTGAGCAACGAGCAGAGGAAAAATAGTTTCTGGAATAGGGTTGCAGACTATTACAAAGCTCATATTGGAGGAACCAGTTCAAACAAAAGAGGGACTACACAATGTAAGGCAAGGTGGAGTAAGATAAACCACAAAGTCAACAAGTTTGTTGGGTGTTACGCACAAGCGAGTACAAGAAGGAGAAgtggagaatcagaagatgatgttttGAGAATGGCGTATGAGTTTTACAAAAATGACATGAGGAAGCCGTTTCTGCTAGGACATTTCTGGAGAGAACTGAAGAatgatcagaaatggatcaCAGAACGCCATGAAGAATGTGGCAATAAGCGGACTAAGCTTGCTTCTGAAGGAGAATTCGCAGCTACTTCGAGCAACGGTGGAGATTAG